In a single window of the Candidatus Gorgyraea atricola genome:
- the cimA gene encoding citramalate synthase — MQEIKLYDTTLRDGSQGEGVSFSLNDKLRVAKKLDLLGIHYIEGGWPGSNPKDMAFFKEAMKTRFKKSEVVAFGSTKRAKISPAKDGNLKSLLNSGAKTVTVFGKTWDLHVEDVLNVSLQENLDIIKETVEYLKSKKRKVFYDAEHFFDGYLNNKDYALETLRTAVKAGCDEIVLCDTNGGMITYELARIVMALASEFQVPLGIHTHNDSGMAVANTIAAVDAGCSMVQGTINGYGERCGNADLCVIVPNLQLKMGRRCVSDSKLKELTEVSRYVSELSNMKQKDNQPFVGRSAFAHKGGVHVNAVMKNPETYEHIKPELVGNHRRILVSELSGKTSIILKAKEMELDLSKEDPKTKKILRLIQNLENQGYYFEAADASFQLLMKKALKKYKPFFSLEGFKVSIEKREDNTLISEATIKVKVNRKEEHTAAEGDGPVNALDNALRKALNKFYPTLAKMHLSDFKVRVLDEKAGTAAKVRVLIQSQDERSSWGTVGVSENIIEASWQALVDSVEYKLLKDKIK; from the coding sequence ATGCAGGAAATCAAGTTATATGACACTACATTACGGGATGGTTCGCAGGGAGAAGGGGTTTCCTTTTCTTTGAATGATAAACTAAGGGTCGCGAAGAAGCTGGATCTGCTGGGGATTCATTATATAGAAGGCGGGTGGCCTGGGTCTAATCCAAAAGACATGGCATTTTTTAAAGAAGCTATGAAGACCAGGTTTAAAAAATCTGAGGTAGTTGCCTTTGGCAGCACCAAACGGGCAAAGATCAGCCCTGCAAAAGACGGTAATCTGAAGTCACTCCTGAACTCTGGCGCAAAAACAGTGACTGTGTTTGGAAAGACCTGGGATCTGCACGTAGAAGACGTCCTGAACGTTTCTTTGCAGGAAAACCTGGACATAATCAAAGAGACAGTCGAGTATCTGAAGTCTAAAAAGCGTAAAGTGTTTTACGACGCAGAGCATTTTTTTGACGGATATCTGAATAATAAGGATTATGCGCTGGAGACGCTGCGAACAGCTGTAAAAGCTGGGTGTGACGAGATCGTGTTGTGCGATACAAATGGCGGCATGATTACGTATGAGCTGGCAAGGATCGTTATGGCTCTGGCAAGTGAGTTTCAGGTGCCTTTAGGGATTCATACACACAATGACAGCGGCATGGCTGTTGCAAATACTATTGCCGCGGTGGATGCAGGGTGCAGCATGGTGCAGGGTACGATCAATGGTTACGGCGAACGCTGCGGGAACGCAGACCTGTGTGTTATTGTGCCAAATCTTCAATTAAAGATGGGGCGCAGGTGCGTGTCAGATTCTAAGCTGAAGGAGCTTACAGAAGTTTCACGGTACGTGAGCGAGCTTTCGAACATGAAACAAAAGGATAATCAGCCTTTTGTTGGCAGGTCCGCTTTCGCGCATAAAGGCGGCGTGCATGTCAACGCGGTCATGAAAAATCCCGAGACATATGAACACATTAAGCCAGAGTTAGTGGGGAATCACAGAAGGATCCTTGTTTCAGAGCTCTCAGGCAAGACTAGTATCATCCTTAAGGCAAAAGAGATGGAGCTAGATCTTTCAAAGGAGGACCCAAAGACCAAGAAGATCTTAAGGCTTATACAGAATCTTGAGAATCAAGGATATTATTTTGAGGCAGCTGATGCTTCGTTTCAGCTCTTGATGAAAAAGGCGCTGAAAAAATATAAGCCATTTTTTAGTCTCGAGGGTTTTAAGGTGAGCATTGAGAAAAGGGAAGATAACACCCTTATATCAGAGGCGACTATAAAGGTAAAGGTAAACAGGAAAGAGGAGCACACAGCCGCGGAGGGCGATGGTCCTGTGAATGCGTTGGACAATGCGCTGCGTAAGGCACTGAACAAATTTTATCCAACGCTCGCAAAGATGCATTTGTCTGACTTCAAGGTAAGGGTGCTGGATGAAAAAGCAGGCACTGCAGCAAAGGTCCGTGTGTTGATCCAGTCGCAGGACGAGCGTTCGTCCTGGGGCACTGTTGGCGTGTCAGAGAACATCATCGAAGCCAGCTGGCAAGCCCTAGTAGACAGCGTCGAGTACAAACTATTAAAAGACAAAATCAAATAG
- a CDS encoding aspartate kinase yields the protein MRNNLIVQKYGGSSVANIDRIKNVARRIARYKKNGYGLVVVVSALGDTTDELMNLAHEITPVPSKREIDMLISTGEQVSVSLLAMALHRMGVGAISFTGAQVGIMTDDSHTKARIVGVSAGKIKAELKRGKVVIVAGFQGINPEQEITTLGRGGSDITAVALAKTLKAKVCEIYTDVEGVYTADPRIVKDAKKLSRISYEEMLELASLGAQVMQARSMEVAKKFSVPLHIRSSFNNKQGTIISEEVKAMEDVLVSGVTANKGEAKVTICDVPDRPGIAAVIFKDLAKADINVDMIIQNISRTGYTDVSFTVPLAELARTKQVVHKIVKGVKAKGAIYNNDIAKVSIVGIGMKSHSGVAAQMFQALALKKINIDMISTSEIKISCVIKKKRAEEAVRTLHKAFGLGKKG from the coding sequence ATGCGAAACAATTTAATCGTACAAAAATACGGCGGGAGCTCTGTCGCTAATATAGACAGGATAAAGAATGTAGCCAGGAGGATCGCCAGGTACAAGAAGAATGGCTATGGACTTGTGGTGGTGGTTTCTGCGCTGGGAGATACTACAGATGAACTCATGAATCTCGCGCACGAGATCACGCCTGTGCCGAGCAAGCGAGAGATAGACATGCTTATATCTACGGGTGAACAGGTTTCTGTTTCGCTCCTGGCAATGGCGTTACACAGGATGGGCGTGGGAGCCATCTCTTTTACCGGCGCGCAGGTAGGTATCATGACAGATGACAGCCACACAAAGGCAAGGATCGTGGGTGTCAGTGCTGGCAAAATAAAGGCAGAACTAAAAAGAGGCAAGGTGGTTATCGTGGCTGGTTTTCAGGGTATAAATCCTGAGCAGGAGATCACAACGCTTGGCCGCGGAGGTTCAGATATTACAGCAGTGGCGCTTGCCAAGACGCTCAAGGCAAAGGTGTGCGAGATATATACCGATGTGGAGGGCGTTTATACTGCTGATCCAAGGATCGTAAAGGATGCGAAGAAGCTTTCGCGCATAAGCTATGAAGAGATGCTTGAACTGGCGTCGCTGGGCGCGCAGGTTATGCAGGCGAGGTCAATGGAAGTCGCGAAGAAATTTTCCGTACCGCTGCACATACGTTCGAGTTTTAACAATAAACAGGGAACTATTATTTCTGAGGAGGTCAAGGCAATGGAAGATGTTCTTGTTAGCGGTGTTACCGCAAATAAAGGCGAAGCAAAAGTAACTATATGTGATGTGCCTGACAGGCCAGGTATAGCAGCAGTCATATTTAAGGATCTGGCAAAGGCAGATATAAACGTTGATATGATAATTCAAAATATATCAAGGACAGGCTATACAGATGTTTCTTTTACAGTGCCTCTTGCTGAGCTTGCCAGGACCAAGCAGGTTGTGCACAAGATAGTGAAAGGTGTAAAGGCAAAGGGCGCGATTTATAACAATGACATTGCAAAGGTTTCCATAGTCGGCATTGGTATGAAGAGTCACTCAGGAGTAGCAGCGCAGATGTTTCAGGCCCTGGCCTTAAAAAAGATTAATATAGACATGATCTCGACCTCTGAGATAAAGATATCGTGCGTGATAAAGAAGAAGCGCGCAGAGGAGGCAGTCCGGACGCTTCACAAGGCGTTTGGATTAGGGAAGAAGGGATAG
- a CDS encoding carbon starvation CstA 5TM domain-containing protein, with protein sequence MILNAFILTTLDTATRICRYLSEELFKIKNRFFSTFVVIFISGLLALSGKWGKIWPVFGASNQLVAALSFVVISSWLLCRGKSIKFTFLPAVFMLVTSIGALLYQAVHFIKDKEFALVSVSIVLIAMAGAMVFDVFTIVKKRRLRCETI encoded by the coding sequence ATGATACTTAACGCATTCATCCTTACGACATTAGATACAGCGACAAGGATATGCAGGTACTTATCCGAAGAACTTTTTAAAATAAAGAATAGATTCTTTTCTACCTTTGTGGTAATATTTATCAGTGGTCTTTTGGCCCTAAGCGGTAAATGGGGCAAGATCTGGCCTGTATTTGGCGCCAGCAATCAGCTGGTGGCAGCGCTTAGCTTTGTGGTGATATCGAGCTGGCTTTTGTGTAGAGGAAAAAGCATTAAGTTTACTTTTTTACCAGCTGTCTTTATGCTTGTTACCTCTATAGGAGCGCTTTTATATCAGGCAGTGCATTTTATAAAAGACAAAGAATTCGCGCTGGTAAGTGTTTCAATCGTGCTTATTGCAATGGCAGGCGCGATGGTTTTTGATGTTTTTACGATAGTTAAAAAAAGAAGGCTTAGATGCGAAACAATTTAA
- a CDS encoding carbon starvation CstA family protein: protein MNSLTVILASLVFLGAGYFFYARIIERFFEVNPKNVTPAHKYYDGVDYVPARNWLILFSHHFASIAGAGPIVGPIIGVALWGWWPCSSDDT, encoded by the coding sequence ATGAATTCACTCACAGTAATCCTAGCCTCGCTCGTGTTCCTCGGAGCCGGGTATTTTTTTTATGCCCGGATCATAGAGAGATTCTTTGAAGTAAATCCCAAAAACGTGACGCCTGCCCACAAGTATTATGACGGCGTGGATTACGTACCTGCCAGGAATTGGTTAATCCTTTTTAGTCATCATTTTGCGAGCATTGCCGGAGCAGGGCCGATCGTAGGGCCTATTATAGGTGTAGCGCTCTGGGGATGGTGGCCTTGTAGCAGTGATGATACTTAA
- a CDS encoding cofactor-independent phosphoglycerate mutase: MKYIVLVGDGMGDRPLEELGGKTPLEAAKTPNMNFIAEKGRVGLTNMIPGRFAPASDVANLSILGYSPRKYYTGRGPLEAANMDIDMKDDEIAFRCNLVTISNGRMADYSAGHISSEEARHLIDELNAKMSTKDIRFYAGMSYRHLLILRCNNKDELKGLMKVKCAPPHDIIGKKIDPRLPKKGDYAEFLKRLMDDSRDVLLSHEVNRVRLDLKENPANATWLWGQGTRPFMPKFSEKYKIEGAIISAVDLIKGIGKIIGLKVIDVPGATGYYDTNYLGKAQYAIDSLKDRDFVFVHVEAPDEAGHNGDLKEKITSIEKFDKFVVGTVLEHFKSSKEEFRILVTSDHATPISLRTHSRDHVCFAMYGTDIEQDDILYFNEKEARSTKFRIDRGYELMEFFIR; this comes from the coding sequence ATGAAATATATTGTTTTAGTCGGCGATGGTATGGGAGATAGGCCGCTGGAGGAACTTGGAGGCAAGACGCCTCTTGAGGCAGCCAAGACCCCTAATATGAATTTTATTGCAGAGAAGGGCAGGGTCGGACTTACGAATATGATACCTGGCCGTTTTGCGCCTGCAAGTGATGTTGCAAATCTTTCTATATTAGGATATAGTCCGCGCAAGTATTATACAGGCCGCGGACCGCTCGAGGCAGCGAATATGGACATAGATATGAAGGACGACGAGATAGCATTCAGGTGCAATCTCGTGACTATTTCTAACGGGCGGATGGCGGATTATAGCGCAGGCCATATATCGAGCGAAGAGGCCAGGCATCTTATTGATGAACTGAATGCCAAGATGAGTACCAAAGATATAAGATTTTATGCGGGCATGAGCTATAGACATTTGCTTATATTGAGGTGCAACAATAAAGATGAGCTAAAGGGGCTTATGAAGGTGAAGTGCGCGCCGCCGCATGACATTATCGGCAAAAAGATAGATCCTCGTCTTCCGAAAAAAGGTGACTATGCTGAATTTTTAAAGAGGCTCATGGATGATTCCAGGGATGTGCTGCTGAGTCACGAGGTAAATAGGGTGCGGTTGGATCTGAAAGAAAATCCTGCGAATGCGACCTGGCTATGGGGACAAGGCACAAGGCCATTCATGCCGAAGTTTTCAGAGAAGTACAAGATAGAAGGCGCTATCATTTCAGCAGTGGATCTTATTAAAGGTATAGGTAAGATCATTGGGCTAAAGGTGATCGATGTGCCTGGCGCAACTGGTTATTATGATACGAATTATTTGGGCAAGGCGCAGTATGCGATCGATTCTCTTAAGGATAGGGATTTTGTATTTGTGCATGTGGAGGCGCCTGACGAGGCTGGTCATAACGGGGATCTAAAAGAGAAGATCACGAGCATTGAGAAGTTTGACAAATTTGTCGTCGGGACAGTGCTGGAGCATTTTAAGTCTTCGAAAGAGGAATTCAGGATACTTGTTACCTCTGATCACGCGACACCCATCTCTCTCAGGACACATTCGCGCGATCACGTGTGTTTTGCGATGTATGGTACTGACATAGAGCAGGATGATATCCTGTATTTTAACGAGAAAGAGGCCCGTTCGACCAAATTCCGCATTGACCGCGGTTACGAATTGATGGAATTCTTTATCCGATAG
- a CDS encoding response regulator, with product MSKRILIVDDEKVIALTLKDLFVSKGYEVSVVFSGQEAIKYLNERRFDLILLDIQIPDVDGLEVLKVVREAHPDVKTVMLSGFLDDYKEEIEKIGCDAVLNKPFSVATLASIVETTLSRKKYDGGRFSELTEDSNILTKARLLFIEPNKIMYSPKLAYFQDKERCKGMYQLDVAFTKEEVLKKIKTFKPNIVLSDIGMFRLYDLAERFTRLPEPPKDVILYGMPPGAEDKHKTEGTSFIGGLFDPATLELAPEEMDKLGRIVRATAIMHNLYVEPERLEKKVTVKKRHLIGRKLIFWFIFTLVFFGFISAVFHIQQALYSRFDWARHIQLVAVLIIVFSIRPLEWLLVRLTDRFLFQKRFSYERMLVQASSGMVLITDLQKLINLIARIVKKYMRSSSVCIFLYDEKTRDFVLRFRRGDNQDLEGCVLGSDHPVPMWLKREVKPLLYTSVGVGEKKLKRELRGLGCQVCMPSFWNKDLTGFLILGEKFSGDPYTSEEISLLSTLSNEVAIAIENAKNFLKLENLREKEKKNHFETVLALAKTVDEKDSYTRGHLDEVTKYGMIVANELPELQKSSIDMEELKVALLLHDIGKIGVPDAILNKKKKLSSEEWGIMKQHCDVGARIVEPVARLRKVAVIIKHHQEKYDGSGYPDGLKAEEIPIESRIIAVVDAYHAMVSDRPYRKALPGKQALKELKDNVGTQFDPAVVEAFFRAWKKGKIKKRRARR from the coding sequence ATGAGCAAGCGCATCTTGATAGTCGATGATGAAAAGGTCATTGCCCTGACACTGAAGGACCTCTTTGTTTCAAAGGGTTATGAGGTCAGCGTTGTCTTTTCAGGTCAGGAGGCAATAAAATATTTGAATGAACGCAGGTTTGACTTGATCCTCTTAGACATTCAAATACCGGATGTAGACGGCCTGGAGGTCCTGAAGGTGGTAAGGGAGGCGCATCCTGACGTCAAGACTGTTATGCTTTCAGGTTTTTTGGATGACTATAAGGAAGAGATAGAAAAAATAGGGTGCGACGCTGTTTTAAACAAACCCTTTTCAGTCGCGACACTCGCGAGCATTGTAGAAACGACCCTTTCTCGAAAGAAATACGATGGAGGGCGTTTTTCAGAATTAACTGAGGATTCTAATATCTTGACCAAGGCAAGGCTTCTTTTTATAGAACCGAACAAGATAATGTACAGTCCAAAACTTGCGTATTTCCAGGATAAGGAGCGCTGCAAGGGCATGTATCAGCTGGACGTCGCTTTTACAAAAGAAGAGGTCTTAAAGAAGATAAAGACGTTTAAGCCTAACATTGTTTTAAGTGATATAGGGATGTTCAGGCTGTATGACCTGGCTGAGAGATTTACAAGACTGCCAGAACCACCAAAGGATGTAATACTTTATGGTATGCCGCCAGGCGCTGAAGATAAACATAAAACAGAGGGGACATCTTTTATAGGAGGATTGTTTGATCCAGCTACTCTTGAATTAGCGCCAGAGGAGATGGATAAGCTCGGCAGGATAGTGCGCGCCACAGCCATAATGCACAATCTGTATGTCGAGCCAGAGAGGCTCGAAAAAAAGGTCACTGTTAAAAAACGGCATTTGATCGGCCGTAAGCTTATTTTCTGGTTTATCTTTACGCTTGTATTTTTTGGCTTTATATCCGCGGTGTTTCATATACAGCAGGCCCTTTATAGTAGATTTGACTGGGCGCGTCATATTCAACTCGTAGCAGTCCTCATCATAGTGTTTTCAATAAGGCCGCTGGAATGGCTCCTGGTAAGGCTGACAGACAGATTTTTATTCCAGAAGAGGTTTTCATATGAGCGCATGCTGGTACAGGCAAGTAGCGGCATGGTGCTCATAACTGATCTTCAGAAATTAATAAATCTAATAGCGCGAATTGTAAAAAAATACATGCGTTCGAGCAGTGTCTGTATTTTTTTATATGACGAGAAAACGCGCGACTTTGTTTTAAGATTTCGTCGAGGCGATAACCAGGACCTGGAAGGGTGTGTTTTAGGGAGTGATCATCCAGTACCTATGTGGTTAAAGAGAGAGGTAAAGCCTCTCCTGTATACAAGCGTGGGCGTTGGAGAAAAGAAGCTAAAGCGTGAATTAAGGGGGTTGGGTTGCCAGGTTTGTATGCCGAGTTTCTGGAATAAGGATCTGACAGGTTTTTTGATCCTGGGTGAGAAGTTCTCGGGAGATCCTTATACAAGTGAAGAGATCAGCCTGCTTTCCACTCTTTCAAACGAAGTCGCTATTGCCATAGAGAATGCGAAGAATTTTCTCAAACTGGAAAATCTCAGGGAGAAAGAAAAAAAGAACCATTTCGAGACAGTGTTGGCGCTGGCCAAGACCGTGGATGAGAAGGATTCTTATACGCGCGGGCATTTGGATGAGGTCACAAAATATGGGATGATAGTTGCGAATGAGCTCCCTGAATTACAGAAATCAAGCATTGATATGGAGGAATTAAAGGTCGCGCTTCTCTTGCACGATATAGGCAAGATAGGCGTGCCTGACGCGATATTGAATAAAAAGAAGAAACTCAGTTCTGAGGAGTGGGGCATAATGAAGCAGCACTGTGATGTAGGCGCCAGGATCGTGGAGCCTGTTGCTAGATTAAGAAAGGTAGCTGTTATAATCAAACACCATCAGGAAAAATATGATGGCAGTGGTTACCCTGACGGGCTAAAGGCCGAGGAGATCCCTATCGAGTCTCGCATTATAGCTGTTGTGGATGCATATCATGCCATGGTATCTGACAGGCCTTACAGAAAGGCATTGCCAGGGAAGCAGGCATTGAAAGAGCTCAAGGATAACGTGGGCACACAGTTTGACCCTGCTGTAGTAGAGGCATTTTTCAGGGCGTGGAAAAAAGGGAAGATAAAAAAGAGAAGGGCGCGCAGATGA
- a CDS encoding response regulator: MHKILIVDDEEALLKNIADFLTVKGYQVFTSTDGDSGLELLKKNNPHLMVLDLHLKEGPTGTQILRVAKMLKPDIKVIMFTGFGEEDDAKDNCLSLGADAFLSKPTSLKSLTETIEKLLEGK, from the coding sequence GTGCACAAGATACTTATAGTAGATGATGAAGAGGCCTTGTTAAAGAATATAGCAGATTTTTTAACAGTGAAGGGGTATCAGGTGTTCACGTCTACAGATGGGGATTCAGGGCTCGAGCTATTGAAGAAAAATAACCCGCATCTTATGGTTCTGGATCTGCATTTAAAAGAAGGGCCGACAGGCACGCAGATCTTAAGGGTAGCAAAGATGCTGAAGCCTGATATAAAGGTGATCATGTTTACTGGCTTTGGAGAAGAGGATGACGCAAAGGATAATTGTCTCTCGCTTGGGGCAGATGCCTTTTTAAGCAAGCCCACATCATTGAAGAGTCTAACAGAAACCATAGAAAAACTACTGGAGGGAAAGTAA
- a CDS encoding ATP-binding protein, translating into MITIYTIQPLIISIIYLFIGFFAFSKNTRSLINRTFLFECISVSVWLLGYFVVYSRSKPEDAIFWCKFAYVGVIFIPVCFYHFTIAFLGIIKKKFTILVYLVGFIFVILTITTDQIVSGFYEFYWGYQTKVGFLHNIFLLGYGFLYLYCLGMLYSGFKKNKFIASIEYNKIKYIFIAYIIASIGSIDFLPNYGFEFYPFGSIFVLAGLATISYAIVRFRIMNVNIALTRAGIFAFVYAVVLGIPFGLGGLVKEPLSRATSSWWLLPVFLMALLASLGPFIYMKLQKRIESRLRAEEFKSQEALRRLSHNMLRFANLNNLLKLIVHQLVKILKLKFAAIYLFDAKRDKYILKNYWRPMQPLDSTFEPTREFSKDSALIKDLYMRRLPIVTEEIRLFAPKGVSPHVKELINSLSHLKANSVIPSFLRNDLIGFVILSNKRTNAAFTQEDLNLLMVLSNEVGLAVENAQFHQKEKMVLVEKSRREALADMAPGASHQFNNRLVAISSSAELLLMKLEGLKMDQVNDEKVKAVLKDAKSTLELIDKEVYKGKEITSAILKRAKAKVDFQKVNVRNLIENAYRLVLISHSRSGIGGFKEPKFKLKFLNDIPVIFGSEALLQDCFYNLIDNAFDAICDALKEKAGVMTQGEVIVNLKREGNILAVQVKDNGTGLTKESQKKLFTPYFTTKATSNKGSGLGLYVIRDFIEMHGGSIRCESEYGKGATFIIKLPIEKRKKKRGE; encoded by the coding sequence ATGATAACTATTTATACCATACAACCTTTAATCATAAGTATCATATATTTATTTATAGGCTTCTTTGCTTTTAGCAAAAACACAAGATCGCTTATTAATAGGACTTTTCTATTTGAATGCATAAGTGTTTCTGTTTGGTTATTAGGATACTTTGTCGTATATTCGCGTAGTAAGCCCGAAGATGCCATTTTTTGGTGTAAATTTGCTTATGTAGGAGTTATATTTATTCCTGTTTGTTTTTATCATTTTACCATTGCTTTTTTAGGGATAATAAAGAAGAAGTTTACTATTTTAGTTTATTTAGTAGGTTTTATTTTTGTTATTTTAACAATTACAACTGATCAAATTGTTTCAGGTTTTTATGAATTTTATTGGGGATATCAAACGAAAGTTGGTTTCTTGCATAATATATTTTTATTAGGTTATGGCTTTTTATATCTCTATTGTCTTGGTATGCTGTATTCTGGTTTCAAGAAAAACAAGTTCATTGCTTCTATAGAATATAATAAAATAAAATATATATTTATAGCATACATAATTGCAAGCATAGGTTCGATAGATTTCTTACCTAATTATGGGTTTGAATTTTATCCTTTTGGCTCTATATTTGTTTTAGCAGGTTTAGCGACAATTAGTTATGCAATCGTCCGTTTTCGTATAATGAATGTAAACATTGCCCTCACCCGTGCAGGTATTTTTGCTTTTGTATATGCAGTGGTCTTAGGCATCCCATTTGGACTCGGCGGTTTGGTTAAGGAGCCTTTATCCAGAGCAACTTCTAGCTGGTGGCTTTTGCCTGTATTTTTAATGGCGCTTTTGGCTAGCCTTGGCCCGTTTATCTATATGAAACTCCAGAAAAGGATCGAATCCAGATTGAGAGCTGAGGAGTTTAAATCGCAAGAGGCCCTTAGGCGGCTTTCGCATAATATGCTTCGGTTTGCAAATCTGAATAATCTTTTGAAATTGATAGTGCATCAGCTGGTCAAGATTTTGAAGCTCAAATTTGCTGCTATATATTTATTCGATGCCAAAAGGGATAAGTATATACTGAAGAACTACTGGAGGCCGATGCAGCCTTTGGATTCTACTTTTGAGCCAACCAGGGAATTTTCTAAAGATTCTGCTTTGATCAAGGATCTTTATATGAGGAGACTTCCGATCGTAACAGAAGAGATAAGGCTTTTTGCGCCAAAGGGCGTTTCTCCTCATGTAAAAGAACTGATAAACTCTCTTTCGCATCTAAAAGCAAACAGCGTAATCCCATCATTCTTACGGAATGATCTTATAGGTTTTGTGATCCTTTCTAATAAAAGAACAAATGCAGCGTTTACCCAGGAGGACCTGAATCTCTTGATGGTTTTGTCTAACGAAGTAGGCCTGGCAGTTGAGAATGCGCAGTTTCACCAAAAGGAAAAGATGGTCTTAGTCGAGAAATCCCGCAGGGAGGCCCTGGCAGATATGGCGCCTGGCGCGAGTCACCAGTTTAATAATCGTCTGGTCGCCATAAGTTCTTCAGCTGAGCTTTTACTTATGAAACTTGAAGGGCTTAAGATGGATCAGGTGAATGATGAAAAGGTGAAGGCTGTTTTAAAGGATGCAAAGAGCACATTGGAACTTATAGATAAAGAGGTATATAAAGGTAAAGAGATCACCTCCGCAATATTAAAAAGGGCAAAGGCAAAGGTGGATTTTCAAAAGGTGAATGTGCGCAACTTGATTGAAAACGCATACCGCCTTGTTCTTATAAGTCATTCGCGATCAGGGATCGGAGGATTTAAGGAGCCTAAGTTTAAATTGAAATTTTTAAACGATATACCAGTTATATTCGGAAGTGAAGCGCTCCTGCAGGACTGTTTTTACAATCTAATAGATAATGCGTTTGATGCTATATGTGATGCCTTAAAGGAAAAAGCCGGAGTTATGACCCAGGGCGAGGTAATCGTAAACTTAAAAAGAGAAGGCAATATACTTGCAGTCCAGGTAAAGGATAATGGCACAGGCCTTACAAAGGAAAGCCAGAAAAAACTCTTCACGCCTTATTTTACAACAAAGGCCACCTCAAATAAAGGGAGCGGCCTGGGACTGTATGTTATAAGGGATTTTATTGAAATGCACGGCGGTTCGATAAGGTGCGAGTCTGAATATGGCAAGGGCGCGACTTTTATCATTAAATTACCTATCGAGAAAAGAAAAAAGAAGAGGGGGGAATAG